A stretch of Lathyrus oleraceus cultivar Zhongwan6 chromosome 6, CAAS_Psat_ZW6_1.0, whole genome shotgun sequence DNA encodes these proteins:
- the LOC127094606 gene encoding probable GTP-binding protein OBGM, mitochondrial, with protein MLAFEARSIRQVEAFTRTCISSWSSIFHYCYSDSTHSKSKLAPLQERRMIDKVKIFAKAGDGGNGCTSFRRSRQESKGVPDGGGGGIGGDVILECSRRVWDFSGLKRHLMAERGGHGSSKNKIGTRGADKVVRVPIGTVLHLVSGDIPSVVKKTQSSADLDPWEVPGALVDDHSEPRDGSISNVTTHENVNAIHPTGCSSSETSKAKVEKSVKSTRIASTDAFSQLSSSNVSPKLGTEDIGEKQEILNNVAELTEEGQQLIIARGGEGGLGNISMYKDSRKPTTTKAGASQPITNLQDPDSVNLSSGLPGSETVLILELKCIADVSFVGMPNAGKSTLLGAISRAKPAVGNYAFTTLRPNLGNMNYDDMSITVADIPGLIKGAHQNRGLGHAFLRHIERTKVLAYVVDVAAALPGRKGISPWEQLKDLILELEYHLDGLSNRPSLIVANKIDEEGAEEVYEELKRRIEGVPIFPVSAVLEEGIPELKAGLRMLVNGETSCTLCLDQILLD; from the exons ATGTTGGCCTTTGAAGCAAGATCCATTAGACAAGTAGAAGCTTTTACTCGAACTTGTATATCTAGTTGGTCTAGTATATTTCATTATTGTTACTCAGATTCTACTCACAGCAAGTCTAAGCTTGCTCCTTTACAG GAGAGAAGAATGATAGACAAAGTTAAGATATTTGCAAAAGCAGGAGATGGTGGTAATGGTTGCACCAGCTTTCGCCGCAGTCGACAGGAAAGCAAGGGCGTACCTGATG GTGGCGGCGGTGGGATAGGTGGTGATGTAATTTTGGAATGCTCTCGTAGAGTTTGGGACTTCAGTGGTCTGAAGCGTCATCTA ATGGCAGAGAGAGGAGGACATGGATCATCAAAAAATAAGATAGGAACCAGGGGTGCTGATAAG GTTGTTCGTGTACCGATTGGCACTGTACTTCATCTTGTTAGTGGTGATATTCCTTCTGTAGTAAAAAAAACTCAATCCTCGGCGGATTTAGACCCTTGGGAGGTTCCTGGTGCACTTGTTGATGATCATTCAGAACCTCGGGACGGTTCTATCTCCAATGTGACAACGCACGAAAATGTCAATGCAATACATCCTACTGGCTGCTCGTCATCTGAAACATCTAAAGCAAAAGTTGAGAAATCTGTAAAATCTACACGTATTGCATCAACAGATGCATTTTCTCAACTTTCCTCTTCTAATGTCTCTCCCAAACTTGGTACAGAGGATATAGGAGAGAAACAAGAAATACTTAACAATGTTGCTGAATTAACAGAAGAAGGTCAACAGCTTATTATTGCTCGTGGAGGAGAAGGTGGTCTCGGTAACATATCTATGTACAAAGATTCAAGGAAGCCTACGACTACGAAGGCAGGGGCATCTCAACCCATAACCAATCTTCAGGACCCTGACAGTGTTAACCTAAGTTCCGGTTTGCCTGGATCTGAGACTGTTCTTATATTAGAACTCAAGTGCATTGCTGATGTTAGCTTTGTAGGAATGCCTAATGCTGGTAAAAGCACTTTACTTGGAGCTATATCAAGAGCTAAGCCGGCTGTTGGGAACTATGCTTTCACCACTCTTAGGCCAAATTTAGGGAATATGAACTATGATGATATGTCGATAACCGTGGCTGATATTCCTGGACTCATAAAAGGTGCACACCAAAATCGTGGACTTGGACATGCATTTTTGCGCCACATAGAACGCACAAAGGTTCTGGCTTATGTGGTAGACGTCGCTGCTGCTTTACCGGGAAGAAAGGGAATTTCACCTTGGGAACAACTGAAAGACTTGATTCTAGAGCTTGAGTACCATCTGGATGGTTTATCCAATCGGCCATCGTTGATAGTCGCAAATAAGATTGATGAGGAAGGTGCAGAGGAAGTGTATGAAGAGTTAAAGAGAAGGATCGAGGGTGTTCCTATCTTTCCTGTTAGTGCTGTTTTGGAGGAAGGGATACCAGAGCTTAAAGCCGGCCTTAGAATGCTTGTCAATGgtgaaacttcatgcacacttTGCCTAGATCAAATTTTGCTTGATTAG